The Pseudomonas berkeleyensis genome includes a region encoding these proteins:
- a CDS encoding flagellar basal body-associated FliL family protein, producing MTMPRIILLLLIFNTLVVIGSSVFNYATMRSMQSGQPLFGLSSTGEEEEEATSEYRFFPIEKVIVSLKGDSREHYFVLDLVLQAELETDPKKLEQIDPMVRNSVVAHLSAMTFEKLRGMPIPELQSTLESALFDDFASKKLAMPFANVLVSKLIVQ from the coding sequence ATGACAATGCCGCGGATCATCCTGCTACTGCTTATCTTCAACACCCTGGTGGTGATCGGCAGCTCCGTCTTCAACTACGCCACGATGCGCTCGATGCAATCGGGACAGCCGCTGTTCGGCCTGTCCAGCACCGGCGAGGAGGAGGAAGAGGCCACCAGCGAATACCGTTTCTTCCCCATCGAGAAGGTCATCGTCAGCCTCAAGGGCGACAGCCGCGAGCATTACTTCGTGCTCGATCTGGTGCTGCAGGCCGAGCTCGAAACCGATCCGAAGAAGCTCGAACAGATCGACCCGATGGTGCGCAACTCGGTGGTCGCCCACCTGTCCGCGATGACCTTCGAGAAGCTGCGCGGCATGCCCATCCCCGAGTTGCAGAGCACGCTGGAAAGCGCGCTGTTCGATGACTTCGCCAGCAAGAAGCTGGCGATGCCATTCGCCAACGTGCTGGTCAGCAAGCTGATCGTCCAGTAG